A DNA window from Luteolibacter luteus contains the following coding sequences:
- a CDS encoding sialate O-acetylesterase, producing the protein MKILLLSLLPLVAHGAGIVLSSPSDYQVIQRKAADRGELTVSGSLSELQGTLDLEVRTLRAGSASAWQALAKAVEGPSFTGKIELPAGGWYRIEVRAIHDGQPLAGAAIDHVGIGELFVVAGQSNSANHGEEKQLARTGQVVSFDGRHWQPANDPQPGASGAGGSFIPPLGDALATHFKVPVGFIPCGIGATSVREWLPKGATFPNPPTLTDRVEQLPDGRWASKGEAFAMLVNRMKQAGPGGFRAVLWHQGESDANQADSTRTLAGDLYREYLETIIRESRAQSAIDAPWFVAQTSYHIPGDESSPDLRSGQAALWKDGAALEGPDTDALKGEFREAGGKGVHFSGEGLREHAALWEKKLTPWLEQRLK; encoded by the coding sequence ATGAAAATCCTCCTTCTGTCCCTCTTGCCCTTGGTTGCCCATGGGGCGGGCATCGTGCTTTCCTCGCCATCGGACTATCAGGTCATCCAGCGGAAAGCCGCGGATCGCGGGGAACTCACGGTTTCTGGCAGTTTGTCGGAGCTTCAGGGAACGCTCGATCTGGAAGTGCGCACCCTCCGTGCTGGCTCAGCCAGCGCATGGCAGGCGCTTGCCAAAGCAGTGGAGGGGCCCTCATTCACCGGTAAGATCGAGCTGCCCGCGGGTGGCTGGTATCGTATTGAAGTGCGGGCCATTCACGATGGCCAGCCGCTTGCCGGAGCCGCGATCGATCACGTTGGCATCGGCGAGCTCTTCGTCGTCGCCGGCCAATCGAACTCCGCGAATCACGGCGAAGAAAAGCAGCTCGCCCGCACCGGTCAGGTCGTGTCCTTCGATGGCCGGCACTGGCAGCCTGCGAATGATCCGCAACCGGGAGCTAGCGGTGCGGGTGGCAGCTTCATCCCGCCGCTCGGCGATGCGCTTGCCACGCATTTCAAGGTGCCCGTTGGTTTCATCCCCTGCGGCATCGGCGCGACCAGTGTCCGGGAATGGCTGCCGAAGGGTGCCACCTTCCCGAATCCACCCACTCTAACAGATCGGGTCGAGCAGCTCCCGGATGGCCGTTGGGCCAGCAAGGGGGAGGCCTTCGCCATGCTTGTGAATCGCATGAAGCAAGCGGGCCCCGGAGGCTTTCGCGCGGTGCTTTGGCACCAAGGCGAGAGCGATGCCAACCAAGCCGACTCCACCCGCACCTTGGCGGGTGATCTTTACCGTGAGTATCTGGAAACGATCATTCGCGAGTCCCGTGCGCAAAGCGCCATCGATGCTCCGTGGTTTGTCGCGCAGACCAGCTATCACATTCCCGGCGACGAATCTTCGCCCGATCTCCGCAGCGGTCAGGCCGCCTTGTGGAAAGACGGTGCCGCGCTGGAAGGGCCGGATACCGACGCCTTGAAAGGGGAGTTCCGCGAAGCAGGCGGGAAAGGCGTCCACTTCAGCGGCGAGGGCCTGCGCGAGCATGCTGCTCTTTGGGAGAAGAAGCTCACTCCATGGCTGGAGCAGCGCCTGAAATAG
- a CDS encoding FAD:protein FMN transferase translates to MLKPLRSLFLLALSLGCLQAEEKQRFSFERPLMGTRFAITCYGTDGAAAKEAADEAFMKGEEINAIASDYIPESELMQFSQKIGQPVKVSHLMAELLQASFAMARSTDGVFDPTLGPLTKLWRETRKTQKLPDPEVLEAAKAKCGWQDAVWDEEAGTLLLKKPGMQLDLGGIAKGFTAEKIFEVMAKRGFPQTIIAAGGDLRLGDPPPGREAWRVGLQTFDPEEPEEVVELKNCSVSTAGDLHQFVEIDGKRYSHIIDPKTGLGITNKVAVSVIAPHGVICDGLDTAACVIGAEKAEEFAMKRGATRAIVRK, encoded by the coding sequence ATGCTCAAGCCGCTGCGGTCCCTTTTCCTGCTCGCCCTTAGCCTCGGATGCCTGCAGGCGGAGGAGAAGCAGCGCTTTTCCTTCGAACGGCCGCTGATGGGCACTCGTTTCGCGATCACCTGCTACGGCACGGACGGAGCCGCGGCAAAGGAGGCGGCGGACGAAGCGTTCATGAAGGGTGAGGAGATCAACGCGATCGCCTCCGACTACATCCCGGAAAGCGAGCTGATGCAGTTTTCCCAGAAAATCGGACAGCCGGTGAAGGTCTCTCACCTCATGGCGGAGCTGCTCCAAGCATCCTTCGCGATGGCGAGATCCACGGACGGAGTCTTCGATCCCACGCTGGGACCGCTGACCAAGCTGTGGCGGGAGACCCGGAAAACCCAGAAGCTTCCCGACCCGGAGGTGCTGGAAGCGGCCAAGGCCAAGTGCGGCTGGCAGGATGCGGTATGGGACGAGGAGGCCGGGACCCTACTGCTCAAGAAGCCGGGCATGCAGCTCGATCTGGGGGGAATCGCGAAGGGCTTCACGGCGGAGAAGATATTCGAGGTGATGGCGAAGCGCGGATTTCCCCAGACGATCATCGCGGCGGGTGGTGACCTGCGGCTGGGCGATCCGCCGCCAGGTCGCGAGGCATGGCGGGTGGGGCTCCAGACCTTTGACCCGGAGGAACCGGAGGAAGTGGTGGAGCTGAAGAACTGCTCCGTCTCCACTGCGGGGGACCTGCACCAGTTCGTGGAGATCGATGGGAAGCGCTACTCCCACATCATCGATCCGAAGACCGGGCTGGGGATCACCAACAAGGTGGCAGTCAGCGTCATCGCCCCGCACGGGGTGATCTGCGACGGGCTGGACACGGCGGCCTGCGTGATCGGGGCGGAGAAGGCGGAGGAATTCGCGATGAAGCGCGGGGCCACCCGGGCGATCGTGCGAAAGTAA